Proteins encoded by one window of Arachis hypogaea cultivar Tifrunner chromosome 1, arahy.Tifrunner.gnm2.J5K5, whole genome shotgun sequence:
- the LOC112696383 gene encoding protein TIFY 10A isoform X1, producing MSSSSEYSGVSGQNPVKSPEISTFSQTCNRLSQYLRENGSFGDLTLGITKRNPAPETHGSPENSCYSATTMELFPTKENNNVTTMDLLYPRAPAYANTRYACFLLLFVHRTVSFLRLTKLLMCSALKDGKGAQLTIFYGGQVMVFDDIPAEKAEEILSLAKRGNSCACASTQHTRPYLFQPHSQLQSAPVVGDLPIARKASLHRFLEKRKDRIASKAPYQSSSPVSVPNKAAESSMAWLGLGA from the exons ATGTCCAGCTCATCGGAGTATTCTGGAGTTTCCGGCCAAAATCCGGTGAAGTCGCCGGAGATCTCCACGTTTTCCCAGACTTGTAATCGGTTGAGCCAATACCTCAGAGAAAACGGTTCCTTCGGTGACCTCACCCTCGGCATAACAAAACGCAACCCCGCCCCTGAAACACACG GGTCACCTGAGAACTCATGCTATTCTGCAACAACCATGGAGTTATTTCCCACAAAGGAGAACAATAATGTGACAACCATGGATCTTCTTTATCCACGTGCTCCTGCTTATGCAAACACAAGGTATGCGTGTTTCTTGTTGCTTTTCGTGCACCGCACCGTTTCTTTTCTGCGTTTAACAAAATTACTCATGTGCAGTGCATTAAAGGATGGTAAAGGTGCACAATTAACAATCTTTTATGGTGGACAAGTGATGGTGTTTGATGACATTCCTGCTGAGAAAGCGGAGGAGATTCTGTCCTTGGCtaaaagagggaactcttgtgcATGCGCTTCTACTCAGCACACCCGGCCTTACTTGTTTCAACCCCACTCCCAGCTACAGTCCGCACCTGTTGTTGGtg ATCTACCTATTGCAAGGAAGGCTTCGCTGCATCGCTTCCTGGAGAAGAGAAAGGATAG AATTGCTTCAAAAGCACCATATCAAAGCAGCAGCCCCGTCTCGGTCCCTAATAAAGCAGCTGAGTCGTCTATGGCATGGCTTGGGTTAGGAGCTTAA
- the LOC112696383 gene encoding protein TIFY 10A isoform X3, with the protein MSSSSEYSGVSGQNPVKSPEISTFSQTCNRLSQYLRENGSFGDLTLGITKRNPAPETHGSPENSCYSATTMELFPTKENNNVTTMDLLYPRAPAYANTSALKDGKGAQLTIFYGGQVMVFDDIPAEKAEEILSLAKRGNSCACASTQHTRPYLFQPHSQLQSAPVVGDLPIARKASLHRFLEKRKDRIASKAPYQSSSPVSVPNKAAESSMAWLGLGA; encoded by the exons ATGTCCAGCTCATCGGAGTATTCTGGAGTTTCCGGCCAAAATCCGGTGAAGTCGCCGGAGATCTCCACGTTTTCCCAGACTTGTAATCGGTTGAGCCAATACCTCAGAGAAAACGGTTCCTTCGGTGACCTCACCCTCGGCATAACAAAACGCAACCCCGCCCCTGAAACACACG GGTCACCTGAGAACTCATGCTATTCTGCAACAACCATGGAGTTATTTCCCACAAAGGAGAACAATAATGTGACAACCATGGATCTTCTTTATCCACGTGCTCCTGCTTATGCAAACACAAG TGCATTAAAGGATGGTAAAGGTGCACAATTAACAATCTTTTATGGTGGACAAGTGATGGTGTTTGATGACATTCCTGCTGAGAAAGCGGAGGAGATTCTGTCCTTGGCtaaaagagggaactcttgtgcATGCGCTTCTACTCAGCACACCCGGCCTTACTTGTTTCAACCCCACTCCCAGCTACAGTCCGCACCTGTTGTTGGtg ATCTACCTATTGCAAGGAAGGCTTCGCTGCATCGCTTCCTGGAGAAGAGAAAGGATAG AATTGCTTCAAAAGCACCATATCAAAGCAGCAGCCCCGTCTCGGTCCCTAATAAAGCAGCTGAGTCGTCTATGGCATGGCTTGGGTTAGGAGCTTAA
- the LOC112696383 gene encoding protein TIFY 10A isoform X2 — MSSSSEYSGVSGQNPVKSPEISTFSQTCNRLSQYLRENGSFGDLTLGITKRNPAPETHAGSPENSCYSATTMELFPTKENNNVTTMDLLYPRAPAYANTSALKDGKGAQLTIFYGGQVMVFDDIPAEKAEEILSLAKRGNSCACASTQHTRPYLFQPHSQLQSAPVVGDLPIARKASLHRFLEKRKDRIASKAPYQSSSPVSVPNKAAESSMAWLGLGA, encoded by the exons ATGTCCAGCTCATCGGAGTATTCTGGAGTTTCCGGCCAAAATCCGGTGAAGTCGCCGGAGATCTCCACGTTTTCCCAGACTTGTAATCGGTTGAGCCAATACCTCAGAGAAAACGGTTCCTTCGGTGACCTCACCCTCGGCATAACAAAACGCAACCCCGCCCCTGAAACACACG CAGGGTCACCTGAGAACTCATGCTATTCTGCAACAACCATGGAGTTATTTCCCACAAAGGAGAACAATAATGTGACAACCATGGATCTTCTTTATCCACGTGCTCCTGCTTATGCAAACACAAG TGCATTAAAGGATGGTAAAGGTGCACAATTAACAATCTTTTATGGTGGACAAGTGATGGTGTTTGATGACATTCCTGCTGAGAAAGCGGAGGAGATTCTGTCCTTGGCtaaaagagggaactcttgtgcATGCGCTTCTACTCAGCACACCCGGCCTTACTTGTTTCAACCCCACTCCCAGCTACAGTCCGCACCTGTTGTTGGtg ATCTACCTATTGCAAGGAAGGCTTCGCTGCATCGCTTCCTGGAGAAGAGAAAGGATAG AATTGCTTCAAAAGCACCATATCAAAGCAGCAGCCCCGTCTCGGTCCCTAATAAAGCAGCTGAGTCGTCTATGGCATGGCTTGGGTTAGGAGCTTAA
- the LOC112696368 gene encoding oligouridylate-binding protein 1, which yields MQQHRLRQHAMMQHSLYHHPALLTPPQIEPILSGNLPPGFDSSSCRSVYVGNIHPQVSESLLQELFSSAGALEGCKLIRKDKSSYGFVDYFDRSAAAFAIVTLNGRHIFGQPIKVNWAYASSQREDTSGHFNIFVGDLSPEVTDATLFACFSVYPTCSDAKVMWDQKTGRSRGFGFVSFRNQQDAQSAINDLTGKWLGSRQIRCNWATKGANSNDEKQSSDSKSVVELTNGTSEEPQQVTSDDAPEKNPQYTTVYVGNLAPEVTSVDLHHHFHALGVGIIEDVRVQRDKGFGFVRYSTHDEAALAIQMGNARILFGKPVKCSWGSKPTPPGTASTPLPLPSTAHVPGFSPVGLAAYERQMALSKMGGAHAALMHQQNQHAAMKQAAMGMGAPNQHLMYYQ from the exons ATGCAGCAACACAGGTTGAGACAGCATGCTATGATGCAGCACTCTCTCTACCACCACCCTGCTCTCCTAACTCCTCCACAG ATTGAGCCTATCTTGAGTGGAAATCTGCCTCCTGGCTTTGATTCAAGTTCATGCCGCAGTGT CTATGTTGGCAACATTCATCCTCAGGTTTCAGAATCCCTTCTTCAAGAGCTTTTTTCAAGTGCAGGCGCACTTGAAGGATGCAAGCTCATTAGGAAAGATAAG TCGTCCTATGGCTTTGTTGATTACTTTGATCGCAGTGCAGCTGCATTTGCAATTGTAACTCTCAATGGAAGGCACAT CTTTGGCCAGCCTATTAAGGTTAACTGGGCTTATGCTAGCAGCCAGAGAGAGGATACTTCAg gtcattttaatatttttgttggtGACCTTAGCCCTGAGGTTACAGATGCAACCTTGTTTGCTTGCTTCTCTGTGTATCCCACTTGTTC AGATGCGAAGGTAATGTGGGATCAGAAAACAGGGCGGTCAAGGGGATTTGGCTTTGTTTCTTTTCGAAATCAGCAG GATGCCCAAAGTGCCATAAATGATTTAACTG GTAAGTGGCTTGGAAGTAGACAGATACGTTGTAACTGGGCCACTAAAGGGGCTAACAGCAATGATGAAAAGCAGAGTTCGGATTCTAAAAGTGTTGTGGAGTTAACTAATGGAACATCGG AAGAACCGCAGCAAGTAACCAGTGATGATGCACCAGAGAAGAATCCTCAATATACCACTGTTTATGTTGGCAATCTCGCTCCAGAG GTTACATCtgttgatcttcatcaccatttTCATGCCCTTGGTGTTGGAATTATTGAAGATGTTAGGGTGCAACGAGACAAAGGTTTTGGATTTGTGAGATACAGTACACATGATGAAGCAGCTCTTGCTATCCAGATGGGTAATGCTCGGATTCTGTTTGGCAAACCTGTCAAG TGTTCATGGGGTAGCAAGCCCACTCCTCCTGGAACAGCCTCTACTCCTCTTCCCCTACCTAGTACTGCACATGTGCCTGGCTTTTCTCCTGTGGGACTTGCAGCGTATGAACGTCAAATGGCTCTGAGCAAGATGGGTGGTGCGCATGCGGCACTTATGCATCAGCAGAATCAGCATGCTGCCATGAAGCAGGCAGCCATGGGAATGGGTGCTCCTAACCAGCACCTTATGTACTATCAGTAA